GTGATGCTGGCAATGTCTTCGGGGTTTATATCACCGGCGCGGTTGGCCGAGCCCACCGACCGGCCTAGGAGGCCATTGAAGGCCGAGCCGCCGCCGGGCGCGGTGCTTTCCTGAAACGAGGAGTTGTCCATGATCATCCCGTCAATCACGAACAGCGGCTGGTTGTTGCCGTCGAGCGAAGTGCCGCCCCGGATAACGATAGAGGCTCCTTCGCCGGCGCCACCGCCTGAGCTAGTGATGTTTACGCCTGCCACTTTGCCCTGGAGCGCGTTCACCACGTTGGGCTGCCGCGAGTCAATGATGTCCTTGGATTGCACGGTCTGGACGCTTGACACTAGGTCTCGTTTGTCCTGGGCCACGCCATAACCGGTTACCACTACCTCGTCCAGGCTCTTGGTGTCGGTGTTCAGGCTCACGTCGATGGTGTTGCTATCAGCCTTACGCTCTACAGCCGTGTACCCGATGAAGCTGATAACCAGAGTGCTGCCGGCCGGAACATTGGGAAGGGTGTAGCGTCCTTCGCCGTTGGTCTGGGTGCCGTTGGTGGTGCCTTTTACCACCACGTTCACGCCCGGAAGTAGCGTGCGGTCGGTAGCGCCAGTGACCACACCTGTAATGGTGCGCGTGGTCTGAGCAAAACTGTGGTTGGACCACAGTAACACGCTCAGCGCCATGAAAAACCATAAAAGTTTTTTCATTGGAAATTGGTAAGAATGAAGGAAAAGAATTGAAAAGAAACGGCCGGAATCACGATATAGATCGAAGAATTCCGGCCGAAAACGGTGCTGCTATTGATAGAAAAATGAACAACGGCAGCGAGTAGACATAGAGCGCAGTGAGACAGAGAAGCTGAACAAGGCTGTTTTGAGCCTCAAAGTCAACAGTTAAAGACCCAATCTAAAAAGCTGCCCTAGGTTAGTCAACTATATAAGCGATTCGCTATGATACTTTTGCTGCTTACCATCCTTGGGATAATCGCAAGCGAACGTAAATTTTATCATAATAAATTGATAATGTGTACTAAGCATAGTTGGGGTTTGGCCGAGTACATTTTTGCTGCAAGTAGCATTTTTTGCTGAACGGCTTCCGCGCTAAAAAGCTAGCTTAGCGAAGTGGTGGCTAAGGGTGGCCGCCAAGGCAGACTTTTCTTCGCGCTCCTTATGCAAGCTACTACTCAAGCCGCCGTGCAGACTACCGCTAGCGTACCCCTGGTGGAGGCCTCGCAGCCCGGCCGTCTCGTGTCGCTCGACGTGTTTCGCGGCATCACCGTGATGGCCATGATCCTGGTGAATAACCCCGGCGACTGGGGCCACATCTATGCGCCGCTGGAGCACGCCAAGTGGAACGGCTGCACGCCTACCGACCTTATCTTTCCTTTCTTTTTGTTCATCGTGGGGGTGTCGTTGGTGTACGCGCTCAGCTCGGCCAAGCAGGCCGCGCAGGGGCAAAGCCAAGTGGTGATGCGCATCGTGCGGCGGGCAGCGGTGCTCTACGGGCTAGGGTTGTTCGGGGCGCTGTTCCCCAGCTTCGACTTCAGCACTGTGCGCCTGCCTGGCGTGCTAGCGCGCATTGCCGTTGTGTTTTTGATCTGCGGCATTCTCTTCCTGAAAACGAACTGGCGCACACAGGCGTGGCTGCTGCTCAGCATTCTCGTTGTTTATAACGTGCTGATGCAGCTCGTGCCAGTACCGGGCTTTGGACCCGCTAACCTCAATCCGGAAACAAACCTAGGTGCCTGGTTCGACCGCCTCATCTTGGGCGAGGCGCACCTCTGGAAAAGCAGCCGCACCTGGGACCCAGAAGGTTTGCTAAGTACATTACCTGCTGTGGGTACC
This Hymenobacter sp. GOD-10R DNA region includes the following protein-coding sequences:
- a CDS encoding acyltransferase family protein; its protein translation is MQATTQAAVQTTASVPLVEASQPGRLVSLDVFRGITVMAMILVNNPGDWGHIYAPLEHAKWNGCTPTDLIFPFFLFIVGVSLVYALSSAKQAAQGQSQVVMRIVRRAAVLYGLGLFGALFPSFDFSTVRLPGVLARIAVVFLICGILFLKTNWRTQAWLLLSILVVYNVLMQLVPVPGFGPANLNPETNLGAWFDRLILGEAHLWKSSRTWDPEGLLSTLPAVGTGLAGMLTAQWLRRSDLDAATRVAWLCVVGGGAVVLGMIWNGWFPVNKALWTSSFVLYTGGLAAAALAILYWLCDVQGFRGWIKPFLVFGVNAITVFFLSGLVPRLLNMIKVPGADGAPTGLRTWLYDTLFVPYFSPINASLAGAIVCVLVWLGILWVMYQKRIIIKV